One segment of Erigeron canadensis isolate Cc75 chromosome 2, C_canadensis_v1, whole genome shotgun sequence DNA contains the following:
- the LOC122587266 gene encoding uncharacterized protein LOC122587266 isoform X2, with protein MFQAVIKSERNGPVFQFFIDLGDAVSYVKRLSIPSGVVGACRLDLAYEHFKEKPHLFQFIPNERQVKEANKLLKNAPQNTRKKKVEGVPVFTAQNLDIAIATADGIKWYTPYFFNKSMLDDILEDSVDQHFNSLIQSRHVQRRQDIIDDNIASDLLDDSTENVWEPPEVQEVMDEIGAPSIPLSVITKAAEIQLLYTVDKVLLGNRWLRKATGIQPKFPYVVDSFEKRSAASFQRASMLPHAAPDSESDTENKQLQHFNSSKHESQSEHNQKPDFHYPFGEWFTNPWLKPLHDHHNIPDNRKGSSGKEYLKEEELQRNPFLPKITMVGVATAEAGPMSKATLKKTMDDLTKELESTDQGNTAISSNEYKYDDERDPLFVANVGDYYSGLSKSSSARWVRPRSTRS; from the exons ATGTTTCAAGCAGTTATAAAAAGCGAGAGGAATGGCCCTGTGTTCCAATTTTTCATTGATCTAGGAGATGCAG TTTCTTATGTTAAGCGGCTGAGTATTCCTAGTGGGGTAGTTGGTGCCTGCCGGCTTGATTTAGCATATGAACATTTTAAG GAAAAACCTCACTTGTTCCAGTTCATTCCAAATGAGAGACAGGTGAAGGAAGCTAACAAACTTCTCAAGAATGCACCACAAAACACTCGTAAGAAGAAAGTTGAAGGGGTTCCGGTATTCACTGCACAAAACTTAGATATTGCTATAGCCACTGCTGATGGGATTAAGTG GTATACTCCCTATTTCTTCAATAAAAGCATGCTAGATGACATTCTTGAAGATTCAGTGGATCAGCATTTTAATTCTCTAATTCAATCACGACACGTGCAAAGGCGTCAAGATATTATCGACGACAACATAGCTTCAGATTTGCTGGATGACAGTACAGAAAATGTGTGGGAACCCCCAGAG GTTCAGGAAGTTATGGATGAAATTGGCGCTCCTTCTATACCATTGAGTGTCATTACAAAGGCTGCAGAGATACAGCTTTTGTATACAGTTGATAAAGTACTTCTTGGAAACAGGTGGTTGAGGAAAGCCACTGGAATTCAACCTAAATTTCCATATGTGGTTGACTCATTTGAGAAAAG GAGTGCTGCTTCCTTTCAAAGGGCATCCATGTTGCCTCATGCTGCTCCAGATTCCGAGTCTGACACTGAGAACAAACAACTACAGCATTTTAATTCTTCGAAACATGAGTCTCAGAGTGAGCACAACCAAAAACCGGACTTCCATTACCCCTTTGGAGAATGGTTCACTAATCCATGGTTAAAACCACTTCACGATCATCATAATATACCGGACAACAG AAAGGGAAGTAGTGGCAaagaatacttaaaagaggagGAACTGCAGCGAAACCCTTTTCTTCCAAAGATCACCATGGTTGGTGTGGCGACTGCTGAGGCTGGGCCAATGAGCAAGGCGACTTTGAAAAAGACCATGGATGATTTGACGAAGGAACTGGAAAGCACCGATCAGGGAAACACGGCTATCAGTTCTAACGAATATAAATATGATGATGAAAGGGACCCACTTTTTGTAGCAAATGTGGGCGATTACTATTCAGGCTTGTCAAAATCGAGTTCTGCTAGATGGGTTCGCCCTAGATCAACCAGAAGCTAA
- the LOC122587266 gene encoding uncharacterized protein LOC122587266 isoform X1, translated as MNSTTEHRHLKNITNFINSTSKNISSIFTPKSPLSSSIYYNNSNNNNNETPSFCSSSCSLENSDSTTTTRSGGFPSTMRISNLSSTGGPAFVGQVFSMCDLSGTGLMAVSTQFDIPFLSNRTPQWLKKMFQAVIKSERNGPVFQFFIDLGDAVSYVKRLSIPSGVVGACRLDLAYEHFKEKPHLFQFIPNERQVKEANKLLKNAPQNTRKKKVEGVPVFTAQNLDIAIATADGIKWYTPYFFNKSMLDDILEDSVDQHFNSLIQSRHVQRRQDIIDDNIASDLLDDSTENVWEPPEVQEVMDEIGAPSIPLSVITKAAEIQLLYTVDKVLLGNRWLRKATGIQPKFPYVVDSFEKRSAASFQRASMLPHAAPDSESDTENKQLQHFNSSKHESQSEHNQKPDFHYPFGEWFTNPWLKPLHDHHNIPDNRKGSSGKEYLKEEELQRNPFLPKITMVGVATAEAGPMSKATLKKTMDDLTKELESTDQGNTAISSNEYKYDDERDPLFVANVGDYYSGLSKSSSARWVRPRSTRS; from the exons TGTTCAAGTAGTTGTTCCTTAGAAAACTCGGATTCTACGACGACGACAAGGTCAGGAGGGTTTCCATCGACGATGAGAATATCGAATTTGAGTTCAACAGGTGGGCCCGCTTTTGTTGGTCAGGTCTTTAGTATGTGTGACCTTTCTGGTACTGGTCTCATGGCTGTTTCTACTCAGTTTGACATCCCCTTTCTTTCCAATAG AACACCACAATGGCTTAAAAAGATGTTTCAAGCAGTTATAAAAAGCGAGAGGAATGGCCCTGTGTTCCAATTTTTCATTGATCTAGGAGATGCAG TTTCTTATGTTAAGCGGCTGAGTATTCCTAGTGGGGTAGTTGGTGCCTGCCGGCTTGATTTAGCATATGAACATTTTAAG GAAAAACCTCACTTGTTCCAGTTCATTCCAAATGAGAGACAGGTGAAGGAAGCTAACAAACTTCTCAAGAATGCACCACAAAACACTCGTAAGAAGAAAGTTGAAGGGGTTCCGGTATTCACTGCACAAAACTTAGATATTGCTATAGCCACTGCTGATGGGATTAAGTG GTATACTCCCTATTTCTTCAATAAAAGCATGCTAGATGACATTCTTGAAGATTCAGTGGATCAGCATTTTAATTCTCTAATTCAATCACGACACGTGCAAAGGCGTCAAGATATTATCGACGACAACATAGCTTCAGATTTGCTGGATGACAGTACAGAAAATGTGTGGGAACCCCCAGAG GTTCAGGAAGTTATGGATGAAATTGGCGCTCCTTCTATACCATTGAGTGTCATTACAAAGGCTGCAGAGATACAGCTTTTGTATACAGTTGATAAAGTACTTCTTGGAAACAGGTGGTTGAGGAAAGCCACTGGAATTCAACCTAAATTTCCATATGTGGTTGACTCATTTGAGAAAAG GAGTGCTGCTTCCTTTCAAAGGGCATCCATGTTGCCTCATGCTGCTCCAGATTCCGAGTCTGACACTGAGAACAAACAACTACAGCATTTTAATTCTTCGAAACATGAGTCTCAGAGTGAGCACAACCAAAAACCGGACTTCCATTACCCCTTTGGAGAATGGTTCACTAATCCATGGTTAAAACCACTTCACGATCATCATAATATACCGGACAACAG AAAGGGAAGTAGTGGCAaagaatacttaaaagaggagGAACTGCAGCGAAACCCTTTTCTTCCAAAGATCACCATGGTTGGTGTGGCGACTGCTGAGGCTGGGCCAATGAGCAAGGCGACTTTGAAAAAGACCATGGATGATTTGACGAAGGAACTGGAAAGCACCGATCAGGGAAACACGGCTATCAGTTCTAACGAATATAAATATGATGATGAAAGGGACCCACTTTTTGTAGCAAATGTGGGCGATTACTATTCAGGCTTGTCAAAATCGAGTTCTGCTAGATGGGTTCGCCCTAGATCAACCAGAAGCTAA
- the LOC122588020 gene encoding probable WRKY transcription factor 27, which translates to MDDDGWDLHAVVRSCAANTYVSTIENTPRLETVQNESKSIPYTRELEEIYKSVGKSCVQPLHVTAGVAAATICTMTTTTTTTTTTSIPGERFVFERPFGDSISFIINNEDHSSSHARKRKNKRKKRVIGLREEELSNDGWAWRKYGQKPIKGSPHPRNYYRCSTTKDCLAKKQVERSPSDTSNFVVSYYGDHLHPRPTHLSSLAGTTRSTKSNMLSATLPELPTLSSSSSPPSTSSISLPTSSKEDQTEMKDEGVN; encoded by the exons ATGGACGATGATGGATGGGATTTGCATGCGGTGGTTAGGAGTTGTGCGGCTAACACATACGTCTCTACTATAGAAAATACTCCAAGGTTGGAGACAGTACAAAATGAAAGCAAATCGATTCCATATACGCGTGAGTTAGAAGAAATTTATAAAAGTGTTGGTAAAAGTTGTGTTCAGCCGTTACATGTAACGGCTGGTGTTGCGGCTGCCACCATATGTACCATGACTACGACCACGACCACGACCACAACCACCTCTATTCCTGGAGAAAGATTTGTATTTGAACGTCCGTTTGGTGATTCTATATCATTTATCATCAACAATGAAGATCATTCATCTAGTCATGCTAGAAAAAG GAAAAATAAGAGGAAGAAGAGGGTGATTGGATTGAGAGAAGAGGAATTGAGTAATGATGGATGGGCATGGAGGAAATATGGCCAAAAACCCATCAAAGGCTCTCCACATCCAAG AAACTATTATAGGTGTAGTACAACAAAGGATTGTTTGGCAAAGAAACAAGTAGAACGAAGCCCCTCGGACACGTCAAACTTTGTTGTTTCATACTACGGAGACCATTTACACCCACGACCTACACATCTAAGTTCGCTAGCAGGTACCACTAGGAGTACTAAATCCAATATGTTGTCCGCCACATTGCCTGAACTACCaacactttcttcttcttcttctccgcCATCTACATCTAGTATTTCTCTACCAACATCATCCAAGGAAGATCAAACTGAAATGAAGGATGAAGGTGTtaattga